In Oncorhynchus gorbuscha isolate QuinsamMale2020 ecotype Even-year linkage group LG03, OgorEven_v1.0, whole genome shotgun sequence, the DNA window ctgtataccacccctatttggtaaaataccaagtccatattatggcaagaacagctccaaagagaaacaacaatccatcattactttaatacatgatggtcagtcaatctagagaatttcaagaactttgaaagtttcttcaagtgcagtcgcaaaaaccatcaagcgctatgatggctcttatgaggaccgccacaggaaaggaagatccagatttacctctgctgcagaggataagttcattagagttaccagcctcagaaaaattagcccaaataaatgcttcttcACAGAGTTtgggtaacagacacatctcaacatcaactgatcagaggagactgtgtgaatcaggccttcatggtcgaattgctgcaaagaaaccactactaaaggacaccaataagaagaagagacttgcttgggccaagaaacacgagcaatggacattagaccggtggaaatctgttctttggtctgatgagtccaaatttgacatgTATtgaaaattcaaggcacacttaaccagcatttctaccacagcattctgcagtgatacgccatcccatctggtttgtgcttagtgggactatcatttgtttttcaacaggacaatgacccaacacacctccaggctgtgtaagggctatttgaccaagaaggagagtgatggagtgctgcatcagatgacctggcctccacagtcacctgACCTCAATCGAGTTGAGAtggttgggatgagttgaactacagagtgaaggaaaagcagccaacaagtgctccgcatatgtgggaactcctccaagactgttggaaaagcattccaggtgaacctggttgagagaataccaagagtgtgcaacgctgtcatcaaggaaaagggtgactgattccatatgtgttatttcatagttgtgatgtcttcaatattattctacaatgtagaaaatattaaaacattaagaaaaaccttggaatgagtaggtgtgttaaagtttttttttctggtactgtatatataatctgTGTCTTATTCACTTCTAGATCCAGGAGATCTCCTTTAAGAACTACTACACAGCATACGTGTCTGTGCGTCTactgaggagagatggggagggggctGCTAAATGGGCCACATGTCTGAGGAACCACTGTCTGATGCCCAGCCCACATACTGAAGAGGGTTCACAAGACTACTGCTCTGTCTACCGAcaacaggttaggagagagagggggggtgagagagagaggggatgagggagagagagaaggggtgagggagggagagatagagggtgagggagagagggtgagggagagagagaaggggtgagggaggagagagaggggggggtgagagagagaggggatgagggagagagagatagagggtgagggagagagggtgagggagagagagaaggggtgagggagggagagagagcgggggtgagggagagagagcgggggtgagggagagagagagggggtgagggagagagagggaggggggtgagggagagagagggtgagggagagaggctgaagggagagagagagagggtaagggagagagggtgagggagagagagagggtgagggagagagaggtgatagggtgtggggggggggtagtttAATTATAAAAGGTGTTAAAGGTCATATAGTATGGAAAGAGGAAGGGTGAAGAACTATAGCAGGACAGGTCAAGACATTAGGAGGTTCTGATTCTGATGAAGGCTTTACTTGTACTGTACATCAGGCTAAAATATTCATCACCAAATGCTCCTGAGCCATTTCATATGGAATCTTAAGAAACCTTGCTGTGATGTGAGTAACACAAAGCCAATGCATTCACATTCTGTAAatgtatcttttttttttttttttttaaagcatcacAGCTCAGGTTTGCTTAGTTTTTGGTAAGCTGATCTTGGAGGTAAACCAAATTTATAGTTTGGCTTAATTCAAGTAGCAATGAAGCTCATTTAGATAATTTGTGGAAGTCGTATTTCCTGAtttgttcagtatgtgtgttatGGTTGTTAGATGCTGATTGAACCAGACAATGTGACTTCAGTGAGACTGATCCTACGACAGCCGTCATCAGCCTGGCTGAATTTCAGCGTGGAGGACATCAAAATACACCCCTGTTTAAACGAGGTAAGTCACTTAAAAATGTATAGAGGGGTTGTACTGTATGATCAAATAGAAAGAAACCACAATCATTGTGCCTCTGATCACCAGGCCTGCAGCATAACTGGATAAGGTTGGGGGTGTTTACCTGAGTAGTGGAGTTGAGAAACACTGCCAATTAAGATATTTCCACGATTTTAAAGTGCATTCATTCACTCTTCTTCCAGGATTCAGAGTGGGACATTCCTGATTGGTTGTCAGACCTCACACAGGTGGACCAACTGTGTGATTTACAGGTAAGGCTCTTATCAGCCAGTTGGTTCTACTGAAGAGAACCATCAGCCCTTATAGACTGTATTCCAGTGTTCAGTATCATTTTAAGGATCCCCTTAGGGATCCCTCGTAGTCCAGTATCAtttctctcttcatttctctcttaGGGATCCCTCGTAGTCCAGTATCATTTCCCTCTTAGGGATCCCTCGTAGTCCAGTATCATTTCCCCCTTAGGGATCCCTGGTAGTCCAGTATCATTTCTCTCTTAGGGATCCCATTTCTTAGGGTAGTCCAGTATCATTTCCCCTTAGGGATCCCTCGTAGTCCAGTATCATTTCCCCCTTAGGGATCCCTCGTAGTCCAGTATCATTTCCCTCTTAGGGATCCCTCAGTATCATTTCCCCCTTAGGGAGTAGTCCAGTATCATTTCCCCCTTAGGGATCCCCGTAGTCAGTATCATTTCCCCCTTAGGGATCCCTCGTAGTCCAGTATCATTTCTCCCTTAGGGATCCCTCGTAGTCCAGTATCATTTCCCCTTAGGGATCCCTCGTAGTCCAGTATCATTTCCCTCTTAGGGATCCCTCGTAGTCCAGTATCATTTCCCCTTAGGGATCCCTCGTAGTCCAGTATCATTTTCCTCTTAGGGAtccctccaggtcatctataagtctttgctaggtaaagccctgccttatctcagctcactggtcaccatagcagcacccacctgtagcacgcgctccagcaggtatatttcactggtcacccccaaagtcaattcctactttggccacctttccttccagttctctgctgccaatgactgcagtgaattgcaaaaatcaatgAAGCCGGAGacgtatatctccctcactaactttaagcattagCTTTCAGAGCATCtcatagatcactgcacctgtacatagcccatctgtaaatagcccatccaactacctcatccccatagtgCTATttcttttgctcctttgcaccccagtatctctacttgcacattcatcttctgcacatctatcactccagtgtttaattgctcatttgtaattattttgccactatggcctatttattgccttacctccctaatcttactacatttgcgcatactgtacatacacttttctattgtgttaatgactgtacatgtgtttatgtgtaaaactgtgttgttgtttttgttgcactgctttgctttatcttggccaggtcgcagttgtaaatgagaacttgttctcaactggcctacctggttaaagaaaggtgaaATCAATAAATTGCGTCtcagtgtaggcagcagcctcttctgagttagtgattgccatagtctctgagttagtgattgccatagtctctgagttagtgtttgccatagtctctgagttagtgattgccatagtctctgagttagtgattgccatagtctctgagttagtgattgccatattctctgagttagtgattgccatagtctctgagttagtgattgccacagtctctgagttagtgattgccacagtctctgagttagtgattgccatagtctctgagttagtgat includes these proteins:
- the LOC124025526 gene encoding nicolin-1-like — translated: MSVNTVPCTVKPTVTLQIGDAETDSSRPGVYVIDVTLPIGQTVNIQEISFKNYYTAYVSVRLLRRDGEGAAKWATCLRNHCLMPSPHTEEGSQDYCSVYRQQMLIEPDNVTSVRLILRQPSSAWLNFSVEDIKIHPCLNEDSEWDIPDWLSDLTQVDQLCDLQGLPDPQTVSCSIQQMWALTEVMQTNQTTASIGRFDVDGCYDINLLSFT